gtatacgAAGTTCGATATCaaaattgatataacaaaaatgaaGACGGCCAAGTTCGTTATTTTATCACAAATTCGGCAAGAAGAGTTTGACGTTACGCAAGACGCGGTCAAAATTATTCCGCAATCAGAAAGTAGTGCAGAAATAAACATACCTGAGGGAGCATTTAAGTCACCAGGAAAATTAATGCTTAATGTAGGACatctatacaaatatataaaacatatttttattgtaCCATTTGATTTTTCGTATCATTCAAAATTGTAAACTAGCAGATCCCCTGCATATGTGTATCCTTCATCTATTCATtatctaaattgtttatttcttcattttttgggAAGTACTGATTGGTCAGAACATGATGTTAATGCACAATGTTATTTGAAGATTTCAGGagtacaaatatataacaaaacaattttgatATGATTCTCAAAAATATCCAATTAATTAAAAGATGGCAATGCATCAATTTTTGTTTAAGGTAGCTGATACCAATGACTGGAATGGTGAGGAAACGGTCTTATTTACCAATGTCTTAGATTTAACTATGCAGAATAATGTTCAGCCAAGCAAACCGGTAAATCTGAAACTTCTACTGCATTCACTGACTGAATCAGTTGATGATTTCATAATAATAGCCTCACATAAAGATATTCCAGAATCAGAGAAAGATTGGGAAATATGttcaacaaatatcaaaattgaaGGGAATACAGTTTCTTTCTCGGCAGAACATTTTACAAGGTagggtttttttaaatataagggTGAATTGCatttttgtaatgtaaaaaaCAAGTTAATGTAAACATGACTGAAATATCATTTAACttaaatagctttaaactacaGACTAGTCAAAACAACAGTCAGTGTAAATGTTATCTTAGGGGTGGATTAATCgtactttgacattttttatctGCATGATGACGATTTCTGATTTCGTCTTTGGCAACATATGTGGTACGTGGGAAAGACTTTTTTGCAGGAGCCAGTCTTGTATTTATCAGACGTTTTAAGTTCTGTTGGCATATCATTGTCGATATAAATATGGAATGTGGACAcgtctccacatgagaccaaataaCAGAggaattgacaactataggtcaccatacggccttcaacagtgagcgaATCCGGGACACATAGTAAACTGTTAAAAGTTTTGTTCATGTAAGTAGCTGCGTTGGACGCGTTAATTCGATATTCAAACCTCTTTTCCAGTTGTTTTCAGTAAGTACCTTTCAGGTGTTGCTGTATTTCTGATGCCAAGCTCAATCTCTTTGTATTCATAGACTTAactaataaatgtatatattccGAAGTCCTAATTTGCAACCAAAGAATTCAACAATAGATAACAAACAAAATGTACCAACGATTATGCATgttcttttttaatattgaatcaTTATCAATTGGAATTAGCTTTGCTGTTGGACTAAAGAAAAATTTCACGAAAAGTGCAGAATCGGCAACAATGGCTGTTCTTCATTACAGACCAACAGAGATATTTGCATGTCTCAAAAATGAGACGGATAATAAATTAACCTTAATAGTCGAAATTGCCAAGAGAAGTTGTGGAAAGAAAAGAAGGAAATACTGGAGACAAAATGGATTTAGGTTACAAACAATAGAATACAGAGACGGTATAGTCCAAGATGGTGAAAAGCTAAAGgtattatttgttgtattgaatattttattgaacTGCGTATGGCCTGTTTGATACAGTCTAACGTATTTCAAAGTTGCATGTTCAAACGTTTTGAAATGAAGTTATATTATGTTATTATTTAATAACACAATGTACATGTTTCTTTTCTTCCTATCAGGAGTCTTCATTTTTATCTATATACAGACTAGACGAAGGAAATAAAGATAAAGTTGAAActcattttttgtgtattttctttctttttagatTTCTTTAGAAGGAAATTTTCAGATAGACACTATACGAAGTTCAAAGGAACACatcattttcaacaaaaaaagaaaCTATCGTACATTTCACATAATTTCCGACCAGCATGAACCACCAATAGGTGACGTCATATTATTCCGGACTACGAATAAAATAGTCGAACAATCAGCTGTTGATACATTACAAAATAAACCGAAAACTAGCTTTTGGCAGGGTTTATGTAACAACGCTGTTGAAGTGGCAACATCTAGAAAAGTAGTCATTGAAAATGGTATAGAGGAGCTAGTCAGATTACCAATCGATGGACAACTGTTCGGTaatattttattagtattttatatttatgtgaGTGTATGTGtgttaatattaaataaacatatacATACACAGACAGGTGAATAAAGAACATAACTTCATTCAAATACTATTATCCTTTATGTACACTTCTATTCGAAAAGTTTGATACacataaaacaatttaataacaaaatgataacGTTTGGATTGTTAGTTTTATTGACTTATAATGAATGCTTTGACTTTTAACCACAATAgcaaatgattgaaaaaaaagtagtaaaaaaacaatatactCACTTTGCCTTTATCAAATGATATAATAGATTGCATTATTCGTGCTTCTTCGAAAGAAAAATTTGCTTGTTATCATACTCAGCAGTTAAGTGCATtcgatattatatattcaaactatcaaaacaaaaatattcaatgCTGTAGACCATTAGGAGATGCATATATGGTATAAGTGATTGTGTGAGCAAAGTATAGTTTGTCGAAACTGTATATGATAAAACTTCGCAATTTATTTTCGTAATTTGAACATTTAAACGTATTGGTGATACacaaaaattatttcatataatttttacaATTATAGCACATGATATATTTTAGATGAAAATCAAGATGTTGGTGTGGATATAGATGATCCTCAATGTAAGTTTATCTGAAGAGTATCTTGTTGTAAAAGAACTCGACTGTAATTATTCGTCTCTGTGTGTGTAATAGGCGATATGTTATTTGTTAAAATAAGTCTCTCTAAagttgaaaatatgaatttttacAAAACGTAAACATGTATTTGACATCAAAAGTTTGTTATGGTTTATTAATAAAGGTGCTATTATTTTCTTGAAATCCACcgataaaaatatacaaaatgaagGTATCTTTTATCTGACAAACTGTTTTTAGTGTGAGACTAAGTACAAAAACATTTATATGATCAAAGAATATTGTGATGGATCTGTTATCAAAATGTTATCCATCAACAAACACTTATTCAGTTTTGAATCAAGACTTTTTAAAGTAAGAGACTGACGCTTACTTTTAATGGCTATCATTCAAAACACCTTTTCTGAAACTatgcaaaagttaaaaaaaaaaaaggatgttcACTGTTTACAAAGATATCTAAACTATTTTGAAATTGTATGGATATTTTGCTAGcatgtgattttttattttattgtattttgaacATTAATTCATTcacatttccttctttttcttcattaaatattaaatGCAATACATGTTTGAGTGGTTAtttatcttaattttgaaatttgatatcaAATGAAGGAAATACGGTTGGTTTTTTGTAAATGCGAATATGTGTAGTTTCAAACCTATCTTGACATTGATCTTTAtcaattgagattttttttatctttaaggtACAATTCCTGTTCTTCGAAAATCATCATTATTTAGACTCGCAAAACAGCTCAGTGAAGATGAGTGCTGCAAACTTGGAGTACAGTTAAATATTTCAGAGAAAAAACTAGCGAGCATAGAGTCAAAACCAGAATTTAAAACTGCGATGTTTGATATATGGAGACCGACACGGCCAAATGAAACCTTAGTTTTTAATTTAGTTAAAGCactgaaaattattgataaaGACAATGAGGCCGATGTCGTACACAAAGCGTTTGCAGACTATGTAGAATTGAAATCTGTAGTCCTAGACAATTCAAAGACAtacaattgaaaatatataaGGCTTCTATCCTATTTGGGTTGTATTTCTAGAAGCTTTATTTAGATACAATACGTTTTATCCAGCTATAACCATTTGGATAGATATAGCTCAACGTAACGTCACATATGTCTTTGCTGTACGAGTTGGAGTGATGTTGATGTGATTCAATATCAAAGACAATGGTTTTGAAGTAAAGCAATGTCCATTTAAGCGTAAATGTCAATCCACAGGGTAAAAtagtatttgaaaattttagatataTTTGTACCCGCTACGAAACAAAAGAAAATCTCTCTGTGTTTTTAAAGCTTCgacaaattgattttttaattgtCCTACACATTGCTTATTTGTACATATTCTTGATTAAAAATTTTATAGCTCCAGAAAAATGATTTACTTGCTTCAttctgtttgtgcctgtcccaagtcaggggcatATAATCCATCGTTTCTCGTTTGTGTGTGGCTGTGCACTATATaagtttttcgtttattgttttgtaaattatccGGTCGCCTTTTTTCTTGGTATAATATATAgtttctcatttttattttttggggccTTTCATaacagaaaatataaaattgaaatatcagaTAGCAAGAAAGAAAAGATGAGATTGCCAATATTCATAGTGTAGGATGCTGAAAGGTTTTCAGCTACGAATTGATATCGTAACTATGGTTAACTCAACCTCAACAGAAGTATTTCAAATTGGCAAAATTAAACATGCATTGCTACATGTGGGATTGAATTGTCATAATACTTTCATATAAATCCTGAACTCTGATGCCTTGTCCATCAAAACACAATGAACATATACGATTTACGCACAGAAATGCAAGAGAGTGCTGTAATAACTTTGACACCTGTAACAATGACGCACACATGGATAAAACATCTCTATTTTTACCGTCTTTAACGACAACATAAATATTGAACAAAGTCTTCATTTGACTAAAGCCGAAatgatataataatttttttatcactggttatatataaattacatgCAAGCATCTCGTATTTtgaaatagaatatatatatcaGGTACACAACAAATATTTGCAGCAAGATACATGGTTGACGATTTAGAAAGAAAAAGTAGAACTGACAGATGCAGCTGTCTTAAGCCAACAATACCTTTGACACTATAATTAATTTATCAACTGTTCATGTTCGGACTAAATGCATTTGTAAACATGTTGAAATGATACATCAACAACccattagatataggaagaaagGGAATAATTTATAGGTCAAAGgcaaatttaacatgtttaatcggAGTAAGCTTTAGAGAAAAAGATTGAATTGGGAAACTTAATACGAAAGGTTTAATACATGCATATACCGAGTAAATACTGTTTTAAGTATTTTACCTTTaaacatatctataatactaaaattacgaggtccaatttgtcagccgtcatcacgttaaaccgacgaatcaaagaattcaactttatatataactctTATAGTactttaaaaattacaccactccaggcccttttgttttcaacgtaattaatattgctaataattaagaagttccgagtcgagtccgataccgataacAATactatattcacctgttaccgattaccttatctgtacgttccgcatctgacaggcgcaccaccaaacggtgtattcaggattaatatgctatatagtattacacgggtcataatcacaggtttgacactacttaattgtcctattgtagtattttaatcagttagactttctaagataacaatacgaatacttaagatctggactaaaataaggcgtataggtacagttttcaatttgttagcgggcatgacgtaaaacagcgaatcaaagaattcaactttatttataactaatataggacaatgctgttgattaaaaaatattccattccaggaccttttgtttgccaaataattaatattatcaataattgataagttccagttcgacgggttcgaacagaaagatttgaaagcagagaaaaactgtgtatcttataatcggcatgactttatcagatgacaatactaatactaaatgCTTGCGcatttatatactttaattcagtcacggacccgcaatatcacgggtgtgttctagtatcgtTAAAAAGCATCAATTGTTTGCGTATAACtaaataaaacatcattaaaTATTAGCCGTGTGCAATCAAATGATTTAATTCATATATCTCTTGATTTTCTAGGCTTGGCTTATATAGTAATGATATATGCTTTTTTGGCGTTTCATTTTTGACACttgatattcatatttaaaacaaactgtaTTTAACATTGTGTGATTATGCCTCAATATtaggttttatttatataattattatgacTAAATGGCGGCTTATAATTTAATTGTGAATACAAACATGATTAAACATAAaagttcttttatttttataataaataattgtaCAAATTTTACTTATCAACAATACAAACATTGGCTCCATTAGGTTATAGAACATTTCGAATATGAAGTTGTAGTTATGGTTTTCCTTTGTTTTGGCCAGAACAACAtcacttattttatgtttcataGTCAATTCTAACCCACTTAGCACATACATGTGTGACGACTTCCATTCATTCATTATTCAATAttgtataaaattgataaaattagaaaaaaacagcaTGTTCCttttaacgaaaaaaaaacataattaaataaagaaagtattgatcaatgaCTTTAAATTGAAATCTAACAGTATTCCTCAATGCCAAACAAAAGTACACAGTCGTTATGGACTTTTAAATGCCTCAATATTTATCTAACACACATCTATAAAACGATTTTTAGTATATAAAGAATACATATAAAAaacttatattataattatattgatGTTTGTAACGAAGAAGTTAATAAAAGAATAAATGCTATTTCGGTTCAAGTTGCACATACTAGTAGGAACACAATAGAATAAAAAAGTGAAGTATAGCAATTATTTACTGTACGCAGTTGACGTCAATATGTGATTTCTGAATGGTAAGGAATTTTATCAAACGTTTTTATAAACggaaatattattataaaatcgATTAAGGTTTTATATTGCCATATATACAGATTAAATATAATAACGAAAATTAATTAAGATATAAATAGAATTTCGATCATAAAGGAAAATGTTCATATTCCCTAGTAAAATCTGTTTAAGTAGGAAAACATTCCTGTGTttgtgatgatgatgatgatgatgatgatgatgatgatgatgaggaggaggaggaggaggaggaggaggaggaggaggaggaggaggaggaggaggaggaggaggaggatgaggatgaggatgaggataatgatgatgatgatgatgatgaggaggaggaggaggaggaggaggaggaggataatgatgatgatgaagaggaggaggaggaggaggaagaagaggaagaggaggaggaggaggatgaAAAGGAGGAGGAGGATCTTTTATGTCTGCTTTATTAATAGAATAACCTTAAGGCAAAGTATAGTGAGCCTGTTCATTATTTTACGAGTCGACGAATTCTCATTAGTTTAAACATCAAtagaaaatatgtaaaatgtattTTGACATTCACATTGACATAGGTTACATAGACATTACCCCTTTCAAACTaaattctctgttcaatttatgtttggaaaccactgttacaaaccctcatgcAAAACTATACAAACTTATaactataatttcggatattgcaagtcgcAGACTTATCAAGCCAATCCGCATTGgaaaaatgaaaaagagaaatgatctttccttaatctttcctttgccaacaaaggtctcgatggcgtcaacttatgCAATATCCTTCATTATAATTTAGTTCAATCGagaatacctccttatttcaaagatcagtctCTACCAATCATTTCTCATATCTGTACAAACCATATTGCAACTAAAAGTTTCAATTACAAatacgttttgcaggatctcaacactgacgacttcaagtctaaaccaagagttccaatttGTAAACTATGTTTAGATCTGCAAATTTGTATTAGTatttatagatgatgttctttcgctatatagatggtgttctttcaaaaaattattcaatctttggtgactatgtcgaaagCATCTATCCCAATGAATTAGAGATgaaaaggatacaacatatacagttaagtcggcctcatatcttgacttatatctagaaatttaCAATGAGGTTCGattgaaacaaaactttatgacaaaagagatgatttcagctttccaattgtgaactttgcatttctaagtagcaacattccagaagTTCCTGCTTACgatgtatatatctcccaattgatacgatattcccgtgcttgcatttcctattatgattttcttgatagagggttgttgctcacaaggaagctctGAAATCAAGAGTTCCctattgtgaagttgaaatcatcacttcgtaaattttagtgacgccatcacgagttggttgaccgttatgaaataaccgtttcacaaatgatatcggatatgttctttacgtcgtaattacaacctcctttcctttcatgaatgtgatctaccgagttagactatttaccgaatttgttatcacttaaacaacacgacgggtgccacatgtggagcaggatctgcttacccttccggagtacttgagatcacccctagtttttctttgggttcgtgttgtttttttctgtagttttctatgttgtgtcatgtgtactattgttcgtttgtttgtctttttcatttttagccatggcgttgtcagttaattttcgattcatgagtttgactgtccctctgatatctttcttccctcttttacaGGGGTTTTAAAATCAACTGGGTTTAACCAGAAGGACATTGATAATTCAACAGCCTTCCAACACTGAAAAGATATGTATAACACTTCAAAAGAGATTTCTTTTACATATTTCttgtatattcattttatattcatTTCAGTATTATAGGTTTCATTGCATACTTAATTTAGGATGCTTGTGACATGCTGGTTTACCGAATAAGTAACAAGTAAACTGTCCaaactttgaaataataataataataaaaggtTCCAAATCAAATTACGAAGTTGACCGAACGCAGATTAAGCTATTCTTCGATGTCTTTGTGTGTCTCTTTAAGATTcttattatacatgttttttttaacatattttaaggtATTCGTAATGCGTTGTTTGCTCATTCCTGATGAGGAAAATCAAGAAAAGTGGTTCAGATGAACCTCACttattaagttttatttgttttctagaAATGGTTAAAAATGCCTGCTGTCAGACTGATTATTTAATAGGGATTTTGTTTAGTTGTCTcactaaatatttcaaagtttgatGACAATGTTGAAAACATCTATTCCATCGAACCTGAGATAGAGGATAtaacatatacagttaagtctgtctcatatcttgacttaaatcAAAAATGGACAATAAGGTTCGATGGAAAACAAATCTTTGCGACAAAGGAGATGATTTCAGcatcccaattgtgaactttccatttgtaTGTACCAAAGTTCCAGTAGCGTCTAAATACGGAGTACATGTTTCACAGTTAAAACTATATTCCAATACTTGCACTTCCTTTCATAATCTCTTGATTGAGGGTTGCTATACAACTAaaagttccaagtggtgaagttaaaatcaatCCTACGTAAGTTTtccggacgccattacgagttggttgaccgttataaaaTTTCCGTTTTACATATTATGACAGCGGATATgttcttatgtcgtaactacaatccctttccctctTCCAGAATGTGACCTACTGCATTAAACTTTTtaacggatttgtaataacatgcgCCCCACGAAGGGTGCAGCATGAGAAGCatgatctgcttactcttcctaTCACCTGGGATCCCCGCAATTTTTCTTATGGGGTCGTGTTTTTCcatattgtgttttgttttctattgtttgtttgttggtatTTCGGCCATGGcgttaacattttgttttcgatatatgattttgaatgtccctctggtatcattcaCCTTTCTTTACGCGCCTTAGTCAGTGATTCGTTTGATACATAAAATACCTTTATTATAAAGGCTATTATTTTATGTTGGTTTATCAAGAAAGTATGGTTCCAGCAATGTTGacaaaggtatttttttttaattccaatttaGAGAAAAAGGTCGTCAACTATTCACGAATTAATACATCCTTGGGTTTTGAGCATCTCCCATATAGGTGAAATTAGAAAAGATCTTCGAACATTCAATGTTTTTAGGTATCATGTTCATATGTACTACTTGTTATACACTTTCATATGTTTGTGTTTGTAGTTGTCTACTTGGTAACCATCAAATTAAACTTATGCTTCATAACATTAACTCTAGATCTTTGAAGTAGGTtttatgtcattttatttgtaaTGCACGCATAGGTTTATAGCCATTACCTCATACCAACTATTTATTcgatatttgttttcctttttacgTTATTTTTGGTTCTGAAATTAATAGATTCAGCACAGTTGTGGGATTGAAAGTACAACTGATAATCATTTCCAAAACGTTAAAATTATTTATAACGTGTTTTCATAATATTATTTAGAATTGGTCAGATTAACAGAGATGTCTACAGTTCATAAACCGTTTCCGAAATGTATTCAACGTTTGACTGCTGTGAATACTTTAATTATAAGTCAGAAATGTAAGTATGCATACTtctgtttatttgttacataattCTGTGTATTTGTTACATAATTCTGTGTATTTGTTACTTTTAACTCGAGCCAGAAATTTACAAATCTCCTTGAAAGAAACGGTATTTGACAATATATGGCAAGAACATTTACGAGCAAGCTACTCTATCGAAGGACTACAAATATGATCAAATCGAAATATGTAAGGTCTTGTCAGCTTTTTCTATTAGgttgttaatatttttatattttggcttcgagcatcactgaagagacatcaGTTGTCAAAATGCGCATTTGGCTGTAAAATGTGTACCGTGAAAAAAGCTTTGCAGAAAAAGAGGTTAGCATTTGCTACTTTAATTGTTACATCAACTAAAGATTCAGCTACAATGTACCTCAAATAGATGGATTTTGCTAAGATCATTCATAGTCAGATATTACTTCAACTGTTTATGCTCGTATACTATGTATACATCTttagctttcaaatattcggctccaacgttcctggtgaaggttaatccagaaaagcttTTCAGATAAATGAAATTTGTAAGGTAATCTCTTcgtgttttcaaacaataacatcAGCAACAGTTAAACAACTGAGGAAcagcttaaaaaaaattaataacaacatgaacatgatgaaagataagtaaaatggaaaatggaaatcgggaatgtattaaagagacaacaatccgaccaaagagcagaaaaacaaTCGAAGACCAACAATGGGTATATGGGTCCTCCACAAAACGAGAAAGcattcaaaacatatataaagtgaATTTTTGAAACATGTCTACCAgttaaacataataaataatgACTTTATTGGCTTTGTTTGCAGTTTCATGTGGTGGAAAAGTATTGGCAACAGGTTTGTTATATTTAGAATATTGAATAATGATCAGATATGcgaattgtatatataaaaaggaagatgtggtatgattaccaatgagacaacactccacaagagaccaaaatcacACAGAAATTTGTTGTAAAACTTATGTTCTCTTCGTTACAAAATCATTTTATTCAACAGCATGGCTTTTCGCCATAATATGCTTATATGGAAAGACATAACACACGcaatacaaaatatcttattAGTTGCACTATCTACATTTGATGACAAATCCTATAAGTCGAACATTTTtcgaatattttttcttatattgtatCATCTAATTGGAATGACACTTTATGAATTTTAGTAGTGGATGGAACTAATATTACTgtcatttataactttttttctcaGTTCGAACTTCTCTTAATATCTGATCTTCTGGATCTAATAAATTACAATTGAAGAAATGGTTTTGTCCATGCTTTATCATGCAAACTatgaaaatgtatatgttttaggggAGACCCTATTTTGGATTAAACATTCAAAATATATGATAATGGCATGGAACTAGATATGGCGGCTTCTTTTCGCTACCAAAAATGACTGAAATTCCCCTCTCTCCGTAAACAGAATTGGAAGTTAGTGTGGTAATAAGAACCATCACAGCCTAGCTACCAAACTGGATAAGCAAATGCTTACATTAATATATGCCTGTTCCATGTACGAAATGTCTTATTTACACCATATCGAATGGTGGAACTCCTCAGCCAGGAGATATGCAAAGTACACATAAATAGCGTATTCCTATAAACATAATTGACCACAAATTCAgtttagtatatataaaaaaatctatatatgctatttgtatatctaaaaaaaatatcctatGAAGTTTTGATTAATTTCTAAAACTGGAAATTGCAAGCTATATTTTGATGACATTTGAAAAAGAGTAATGGCTTAGTCCGTGTTTTACAGAGGGAACGCCCTACAATCAATTTTTGTATCTGCAAATAGTACCTAAGTACCCTTCCAAATTTTAACAAATCCCCTTGGaaacttttaaagatatattgaTATCAAACTTATCCAA
The window above is part of the Mytilus edulis chromosome 6, xbMytEdul2.2, whole genome shotgun sequence genome. Proteins encoded here:
- the LOC139527541 gene encoding uncharacterized protein, whose translation is MELISLVKNKKSKEAIELIKERPNLDYGDENGYTCLHYASAVGLLEVIIAAAQHGVYVNQRDKDGETALLKAVKNSNIESMVALVAFKSTVNIINNSYKTPLDIAVAKKDAVVMDLLCSFGSSVTFGGWALEGFDVDTLNKNDQKIMKTLINQLEREADINYGNYAFEVCYVNPTEDISICTDITLDTDNIINGFFLYCSKVIPEHTDFAMHLGSEDRIFSDVYEIKTWGDTPNNLDLQISVLGFVQENQLVVIMPLEGSVEGTITGQAFTEGNYREEYTKFDIKIDITKMKTAKFVILSQIRQEEFDVTQDAVKIIPQSESSAEINIPEGAFKSPGKLMLNVADTNDWNGEETVLFTNVLDLTMQNNVQPSKPVNLKLLLHSLTESVDDFIIIASHKDIPESEKDWEICSTNIKIEGNTVSFSAEHFTSFAVGLKKNFTKSAESATMAVLHYRPTEIFACLKNETDNKLTLIVEIAKRSCGKKRRKYWRQNGFRLQTIEYRDGIVQDGEKLKISLEGNFQIDTIRSSKEHIIFNKKRNYRTFHIISDQHEPPIGDVILFRTTNKIVEQSAVDTLQNKPKTSFWQGLCNNAVEVATSRKVVIENGIEELVRLPIDGQLFDENQDVGVDIDDPQCTIPVLRKSSLFRLAKQLSEDECCKLGVQLNISEKKLASIESKPEFKTAMFDIWRPTRPNETLVFNLVKALKIIDKDNEADVVHKAFADYVELKSVVLDNSKTYN